A genomic window from Paenibacillus sp. FSL K6-0276 includes:
- a CDS encoding dihydrofolate reductase family protein: MKTTIFSQISIDGKLTMGAGNSSKELFSLFSSEDMEFIHLFRGNVQGIMVGKNTILTDNPFLTNRYEENKNPIRIIPTTTLDIPLDSNVLSDEGKTIIVTTEKGRDENKIRQIRERGKECLICGEDKVDFVELERQLEDNFGITSLMVEGGGFLNWHIFDQDIVDEIILMQLPIIIGGSTNITLVDGDGYQQLCFTKKFKVVEIQPKDNYTLMRYKKVI; this comes from the coding sequence ATGAAAACAACGATATTCAGCCAAATTTCGATTGACGGTAAGCTCACTATGGGAGCTGGTAATTCGAGTAAGGAGCTTTTTTCTTTGTTTTCCAGTGAGGATATGGAATTCATCCATCTATTCCGGGGGAATGTGCAGGGCATTATGGTTGGCAAAAATACAATCCTGACGGACAATCCCTTTCTTACTAATCGGTACGAGGAGAATAAAAATCCAATCCGTATCATTCCGACGACCACCTTGGATATTCCGCTGGATAGCAATGTGCTCTCGGATGAGGGGAAGACGATTATTGTCACCACCGAGAAAGGACGGGATGAAAATAAAATCAGGCAGATCCGGGAAAGAGGGAAGGAGTGCCTCATTTGCGGTGAGGATAAAGTCGATTTCGTGGAGCTTGAACGTCAGTTGGAGGACAACTTCGGGATTACCAGCTTGATGGTCGAGGGCGGCGGATTTTTGAACTGGCATATCTTCGATCAGGACATCGTCGATGAAATAATTCTGATGCAACTCCCAATCATCATAGGCGGTTCCACGAACATTACTTTAGTGGATGGAGACGGGTATCAGCAATTGTGCTTTACGAAAAAGTTCAAGGTTGTAGAAATTCAGCCAAAAGATAATTATACGCTCATGCGCTACAAAAAAGTGATATAA
- a CDS encoding MATE family efflux transporter, translating to MSEKENFYKSVYKIAVPVTLQSLLMALLNLTDQLMVGQLGDVAIASVGMSTKIYGIIAVVLAGLSTGVSIYAAQFWGNKDSKSVSQVLGLGLIVGFAISFVFSAAVFIDSPLFLRMFTTDANVINDGYIFLQIMSIGFVPVMLTMMYSAILRSTGHAKWPMYVSLIAVGLNIILNYVLIYGHFGAPELGLKGAAIATLISRVLECLLIIGAVYRYRLPGAVGLKNLFIIPKPLIRKFFGTTYPLLLTELIWVLGETAYAIIYSRMGTMEMTAMTITFPLQGLCIGLLSGLASAAGVLVGNRLGANETDIALDHAKKFIRLGIIISLIVGVIIAAGSRLYVSAFNISEDAKQMSIYIVIVFAGFLWVKVSNMIIAGGILNSGGDSKFVFSMESTATWLIGVPSGLLLSYVWKQPVYLVYLVISLEEVVRFGFGYARIYSRKWMRNLVNDLAEKAM from the coding sequence ATGTCAGAGAAAGAGAACTTCTACAAAAGTGTGTATAAAATCGCTGTGCCCGTTACGCTTCAAAGCTTACTAATGGCATTGCTCAATTTGACGGATCAATTGATGGTCGGGCAACTTGGAGATGTGGCGATTGCCTCGGTGGGAATGTCCACCAAAATATACGGGATCATCGCGGTTGTCTTGGCCGGTTTATCGACGGGTGTATCCATTTATGCAGCCCAGTTTTGGGGGAATAAAGATTCCAAAAGCGTCTCTCAGGTGCTGGGTCTCGGACTGATCGTTGGCTTCGCGATCTCGTTCGTGTTCTCTGCGGCTGTTTTTATCGATTCGCCGCTTTTTCTGAGAATGTTCACGACAGATGCGAATGTAATAAATGATGGGTACATTTTCCTGCAGATCATGTCGATCGGCTTTGTACCTGTCATGCTCACGATGATGTATTCCGCGATTTTACGCAGTACTGGACATGCTAAATGGCCGATGTATGTAAGCTTAATTGCAGTTGGTTTGAATATTATACTGAATTATGTGCTTATTTACGGTCATTTCGGCGCTCCTGAGCTTGGTCTGAAGGGCGCGGCCATTGCTACCCTTATTTCCAGGGTTTTAGAATGTTTGTTGATCATTGGTGCCGTATATCGGTATCGTTTGCCGGGAGCTGTTGGGTTAAAGAACTTGTTCATCATTCCTAAACCGCTCATCCGCAAGTTTTTTGGAACGACGTATCCGCTGCTGCTGACTGAATTGATCTGGGTACTGGGCGAAACAGCATATGCGATCATCTATAGCCGCATGGGAACGATGGAGATGACAGCGATGACCATTACCTTCCCATTGCAAGGGCTTTGCATCGGCTTATTGTCCGGTCTGGCTAGTGCAGCCGGAGTATTGGTTGGCAACCGTTTGGGCGCGAACGAAACGGACATCGCACTCGATCATGCGAAAAAGTTCATTCGCCTTGGCATCATTATCTCTCTGATTGTCGGGGTTATCATTGCGGCAGGCTCGAGGCTGTATGTCTCCGCGTTCAATATCTCCGAGGATGCTAAACAGATGAGTATATATATCGTTATCGTGTTCGCTGGATTTCTATGGGTCAAAGTTTCCAATATGATTATAGCAGGCGGCATTCTAAACAGTGGGGGAGACAGCAAGTTCGTGTTCAGCATGGAATCGACCGCGACGTGGCTGATAGGTGTCCCATCCGGGCTGTTGCTGTCATACGTCTGGAAGCAGCCTGTCTACCTTGTATATCTCGTCATATCGCTTGAGGAGGTTGTCCGCTTTGGCTTCGGTTACGCCCGGATTTACTCCCGGAAGTGGATGAGAAATTTAGTTAACGATTTGGCTGAAAAAGCGATGTAG
- the helD gene encoding RNA polymerase recycling motor HelD: protein MVDVKDWQQEQERLDLVTEKLRLRIAELEPEVTGLRDQVVDIRKRFWEEVTVNTSTDEDFEETFYSIKQQEALLSERERSHRQRVQRFKNMKRLLPSPYFGRMDFQEDGLSLSEKIYIGVASFVDADGVDFLVYDWRTPIASMYYDHSPGPSTYETPGGQITGEMMLKRQYQIRHGQLQSVFDTSLTIGDELLQQVLGKGADSQMKSIVATIQKEQNAIIRNDKSRMLIVQGAAGSGKTSAALQRVAYLLYKHRDRLKADQIVLFSPNPMFNSYVSTVLPELGEENMQQTTFQEYLAYWLGATVHLEDPFEQIEYVLTSQSSQGYEARLTGMQFKASEAFLHALQSYALWLEKEGMLFHNIRFRDRELITAEQMKLQFYSYDSSIRLANRVALLREWLLRELTKLERQEMEAPWVQDEVDYLDNDQYAEAYSEVLKKYRREEAVFDFTEQYLEIYGDFRIQKDGEENVFDFSLQEEELLRRMIVKEHFKPLRRDANRLKFIDTIGLYDQLFSDEVTYQKMTGEAEVPDQWSEICKQTKEKLSHIELFYEDETPFLYLKELIEGSRTNTMVRHLFIDEGQDYSPFQFAFLKQLFPRASMTVLGDFSQAIFPQATNLQEVDSPLIRLYGEEETSLFRLIRSYRSTREIVEFTKALLTSEEIVPFERGGKKPHLVEASSDVERAVRIKEDLAALMAEGLDSIAVITKTAAESREAYEALLAQGGENLRLITKETLTFEKGTLIIPAYLAKGVEFDAVLIYDASTQTYHRESERKLFYTACTRAMHRLLLYTTGDWSHFIQALDPSLYEVV, encoded by the coding sequence ATGGTAGACGTAAAGGATTGGCAGCAAGAACAAGAGCGGCTTGATTTGGTTACGGAAAAGCTGCGATTAAGAATCGCAGAACTAGAACCGGAAGTGACTGGGTTACGTGATCAGGTGGTGGACATTCGCAAGCGGTTTTGGGAAGAAGTCACGGTCAATACGAGCACAGACGAAGATTTCGAAGAGACCTTTTACAGCATAAAGCAGCAAGAAGCGTTGCTCTCCGAGCGGGAACGCAGTCACCGGCAACGGGTACAGCGTTTTAAAAATATGAAACGGCTACTGCCGTCCCCCTATTTTGGGCGAATGGATTTTCAAGAAGACGGCTTGAGCTTGAGTGAGAAAATTTATATCGGAGTGGCTTCTTTCGTCGATGCAGACGGTGTGGACTTTCTAGTGTATGACTGGCGAACTCCTATTGCAAGCATGTACTATGACCATTCCCCGGGGCCATCCACTTATGAAACACCGGGAGGACAGATTACAGGTGAGATGATGCTGAAGCGGCAATATCAGATCCGTCACGGTCAGCTTCAGAGCGTGTTCGATACGAGCTTAACGATCGGGGACGAATTGCTTCAGCAGGTGCTTGGCAAAGGCGCAGATTCACAAATGAAGAGCATTGTGGCGACCATCCAGAAGGAACAGAACGCCATCATCCGTAATGACAAAAGCCGTATGCTTATTGTGCAGGGGGCGGCTGGCAGCGGAAAGACGTCCGCAGCGCTACAACGGGTAGCCTATTTATTGTACAAACACCGCGATAGGCTCAAGGCGGACCAGATCGTTCTTTTTTCGCCAAATCCGATGTTTAACAGTTATGTATCGACGGTGCTTCCTGAGCTCGGTGAGGAGAATATGCAGCAAACGACCTTTCAGGAGTATCTTGCTTATTGGCTTGGAGCCACGGTTCATCTAGAGGACCCCTTCGAGCAAATTGAATATGTACTGACGTCACAATCCTCGCAGGGCTATGAAGCACGACTAACGGGAATGCAATTTAAGGCTTCTGAAGCTTTCCTGCATGCTCTCCAAAGCTACGCGTTATGGCTAGAGAAAGAAGGTATGCTCTTCCACAATATCCGTTTCCGGGACCGCGAGTTGATTACTGCGGAGCAAATGAAATTGCAATTTTACAGCTATGACAGCTCTATCCGATTGGCGAATCGCGTCGCTTTACTGCGTGAATGGCTGCTGCGCGAGTTAACTAAGCTAGAGCGTCAGGAAATGGAAGCACCCTGGGTTCAAGATGAAGTAGATTACTTAGACAACGATCAATATGCCGAAGCCTACAGTGAGGTGCTTAAGAAGTACCGGCGAGAAGAAGCTGTCTTCGATTTTACGGAGCAGTATCTTGAAATCTATGGTGATTTTCGTATTCAGAAGGACGGGGAAGAGAATGTCTTTGACTTTAGTCTGCAGGAAGAAGAGCTGCTGCGTCGCATGATCGTGAAGGAGCACTTCAAACCGCTGAGACGGGATGCCAACCGATTGAAGTTCATAGATACGATTGGTCTATATGATCAGTTGTTTAGTGATGAAGTCACTTATCAGAAAATGACGGGTGAGGCCGAAGTGCCCGATCAGTGGTCAGAAATTTGTAAGCAAACGAAGGAAAAGTTGAGCCATATCGAACTGTTTTATGAAGATGAGACCCCATTCCTGTATTTAAAAGAGCTTATCGAGGGTTCTCGCACGAATACAATGGTGCGGCATTTATTTATTGACGAAGGACAGGATTATTCGCCGTTCCAATTCGCGTTTCTCAAACAATTGTTTCCCCGCGCCAGCATGACAGTACTCGGCGATTTCAGTCAAGCGATATTCCCGCAAGCGACGAATCTGCAAGAGGTGGATTCTCCTTTGATCCGGCTTTATGGTGAAGAGGAAACGAGTCTATTTCGTCTAATCCGAAGTTATCGTTCCACTCGCGAGATTGTGGAGTTTACGAAGGCGCTGCTAACTAGTGAAGAGATCGTGCCTTTTGAAAGGGGCGGCAAGAAGCCGCACCTAGTGGAGGCTAGTAGTGATGTGGAGCGGGCGGTGCGGATAAAAGAGGATCTTGCGGCGCTTATGGCCGAAGGTCTCGACTCCATTGCCGTTATTACTAAGACTGCTGCGGAAAGCCGCGAAGCCTATGAAGCATTGCTTGCACAGGGGGGCGAGAATCTGCGGCTTATTACGAAGGAGACGCTCACCTTTGAGAAGGGAACACTAATTATTCCTGCGTATCTTGCTAAGGGTGTAGAATTCGACGCTGTGCTAATCTACGATGCTTCTACGCAAACGTATCATCGGGAGAGCGAACGTAAACTCTTTTATACAGCTTGTACGCGCGCGATGCATCGGCTTCTGCTGTACACGACAGGCGATTGGTCGCACTTTATTCAAGCCTTGGATCCCTCTTTGTATGAGGTAGTGTAA
- a CDS encoding MerR family transcriptional regulator, with product MYTISEVSKLLEITAYTLRYYEKEGIITPIRNANGERVYEDTHLAWLRFVLRLKQTQMPISQIREYAQLYLEGEHTSQARLNLLEDHRSSVQDQIRHLTDTEKMLNDKIANYKVFISKGDTLD from the coding sequence ATGTATACGATTAGCGAGGTATCCAAGTTATTGGAGATAACAGCATATACACTGAGATATTATGAAAAGGAAGGGATCATTACTCCAATACGCAATGCGAATGGAGAAAGGGTATATGAGGATACCCATCTTGCCTGGCTGCGATTTGTACTGAGGTTGAAGCAAACCCAAATGCCCATCTCACAAATCAGGGAATATGCCCAGTTGTACTTAGAAGGCGAGCATACAAGCCAAGCCCGTTTGAATCTTCTCGAGGATCATAGAAGCTCAGTTCAAGATCAAATAAGACACTTAACAGATACAGAGAAGATGCTGAACGACAAAATTGCCAATTATAAAGTCTTCATTAGTAAAGGAGACACGCTTGATTGA
- a CDS encoding HAMP domain-containing sensor histidine kinase → MKRRTKLWLMMLSSAAGSIVLFITITLMTGKTWTPGYDLKTLNAISQEALTAIERHDAYSGPEVQPILEEVLRPHSKIRLEWLAEDGSTLYDTASENNSYDFRKLADRVDHMPNNLWGENTPITLTYSVAHDHRSYYMLLSLSSEDMTSGQIYFFLRTYKALLTFILPLLLALLLPYLLSLWFFSSTDRRITKLNTALNQVGIRSDVIVLEDKSRDEIAQLTHHYNSMAKRIQSQSAQIEQLENRRRLLLSDLSHDLRTPLTMILGYAEMIRTGAYKNENELQSGAKIILQRSRYMDKLLDQLLDITHQEEHVLRLQLAPHNLSELMRKIAAEYLLFLDDKNVVLEADIQDTDIEVMIDAPLIERALRNLLDNAVRYGEEGHYLGIGLTEEQEEVVLTVKNRGKGIALKDRERIFERFYRADGGRKGEGLGIGLSIVKEIAELHHGSVRLLDVAVTETIFQIRIPKKPPSDREN, encoded by the coding sequence ATGAAGAGACGAACTAAGCTATGGCTGATGATGCTGTCCAGTGCCGCAGGAAGCATCGTCTTGTTTATTACGATTACCCTAATGACCGGGAAGACTTGGACCCCGGGATATGATCTGAAGACGTTAAACGCCATCTCGCAAGAAGCACTTACGGCTATAGAACGGCACGACGCCTACTCGGGGCCAGAAGTTCAGCCCATTCTGGAAGAAGTGCTACGCCCGCATTCCAAGATCCGCCTAGAGTGGCTGGCTGAAGACGGGTCGACGCTCTATGATACCGCCAGCGAGAATAATTCCTACGACTTCCGCAAATTAGCCGACCGTGTTGACCATATGCCAAATAATCTTTGGGGTGAAAATACTCCGATCACACTCACTTATTCCGTTGCCCATGACCATCGGTCCTATTACATGCTATTGAGTTTATCCAGCGAAGACATGACCTCAGGACAAATATATTTTTTTCTGCGAACGTATAAAGCTCTACTAACATTCATCTTGCCTCTATTGCTGGCGTTGTTACTGCCTTATCTTCTTTCCTTATGGTTTTTCTCCTCCACCGATCGACGCATTACAAAACTGAACACCGCGCTGAACCAAGTCGGAATCCGAAGCGATGTCATCGTGCTGGAGGATAAGTCGAGGGACGAGATTGCGCAGCTGACCCATCACTACAATTCAATGGCAAAGCGTATCCAGAGCCAGTCTGCCCAAATTGAACAGTTAGAAAATCGTCGAAGACTGCTCTTATCGGACCTGTCCCACGATTTGCGAACACCGTTAACTATGATTTTGGGTTATGCCGAGATGATCCGAACCGGTGCGTACAAGAATGAGAACGAGCTTCAGTCCGGGGCCAAAATCATCCTGCAGCGGTCTCGCTACATGGATAAGCTGCTTGATCAGTTACTCGACATTACCCATCAAGAAGAGCATGTACTTCGGCTTCAGCTCGCTCCGCATAACCTTTCGGAATTAATGCGAAAGATCGCAGCCGAGTACCTCTTATTCCTGGACGATAAGAACGTCGTGTTGGAGGCAGACATCCAAGATACGGATATCGAGGTCATGATTGATGCACCGCTGATCGAACGCGCTTTGCGCAACTTGCTGGACAATGCCGTTCGTTACGGTGAAGAGGGACATTATCTGGGAATTGGATTGACAGAGGAACAAGAGGAAGTGGTTCTCACGGTCAAAAACCGGGGCAAAGGCATCGCACTGAAAGATCGTGAGCGTATCTTCGAGCGATTCTACCGGGCCGACGGTGGTAGAAAGGGCGAAGGGCTCGGCATCGGGCTCTCAATCGTCAAGGAAATCGCAGAATTGCACCATGGCAGCGTGCGATTGCTGGATGTAGCAGTGACGGAAACCATTTTTCAGATAAGAATTCCTAAGAAGCCCCCTAGTGACCGTGAGAATTAA
- a CDS encoding SDR family NAD(P)-dependent oxidoreductase has protein sequence MKYTVITGASSGIGYETALAFAARGKNLILIARRKEQLEELQSEIARIQPDVEVVIQTADLSVIENAYSLYESLQGYPIESWINNAGFGNFDSVAEQDLNKITTMLHLNIEALTILSSLFVRDYSNVEGTQLINVSSGGGYTIVGNAITYCATKFYVSAFTEGLSHELKSQGALMQAKVLAPAATETEFAKRAFDITDFEYHGAVPKFHTAKEMAGFMLDLYDSNHVVGIVNGLTYEFELRDAIFNYVVSTR, from the coding sequence ATGAAATACACTGTAATTACCGGCGCTAGTTCAGGGATAGGTTATGAAACTGCTCTAGCTTTTGCCGCTCGTGGAAAAAACTTAATTCTGATTGCACGTAGAAAGGAACAGCTGGAGGAATTACAGTCTGAAATCGCTCGTATTCAACCTGATGTAGAGGTTGTCATTCAAACGGCTGACTTATCCGTTATCGAGAATGCTTATTCGCTTTACGAAAGCCTGCAAGGGTACCCCATCGAATCCTGGATCAACAATGCTGGATTTGGGAACTTTGATTCAGTGGCCGAGCAAGATCTAAATAAAATAACTACAATGCTACACCTAAACATAGAAGCATTAACCATACTCTCCTCTCTTTTCGTTCGTGACTACTCCAATGTTGAAGGAACACAATTAATTAACGTTTCATCTGGTGGCGGCTATACGATTGTGGGCAATGCCATAACGTACTGCGCGACCAAGTTTTATGTGAGTGCATTTACTGAAGGTCTATCTCATGAGTTAAAGAGTCAAGGTGCACTTATGCAAGCTAAAGTGTTGGCACCTGCCGCAACAGAAACAGAATTCGCGAAGCGTGCTTTTGATATCACGGATTTCGAATATCACGGTGCTGTGCCGAAATTCCATACCGCGAAGGAAATGGCTGGCTTCATGCTTGATCTGTATGACAGTAATCATGTGGTGGGGATTGTGAATGGTTTGACGTACGAGTTTGAGTTGAGAGATGCTATTTTTAATTATGTGGTGAGCACGCGATAG
- a CDS encoding TetR/AcrR family transcriptional regulator, protein MGRNREFDEEKVLESAMELFWEKGYEATSLSDLTSRMRIQRPSIYSAFGDKKELFEAALRKYTMSHASRVRARLQSNPSVKEAFRSFFEDLVAEEYSDSVNRGCFCINTMVELAPHDEKFEILTREHQMYLSVIFQETIERGIQSGELESSVNAKALSQALIVSLIGLTVLLKSRPERSFVDNAIAVTLTLLN, encoded by the coding sequence ATGGGACGAAACCGCGAATTTGATGAAGAAAAAGTATTAGAATCAGCAATGGAATTATTTTGGGAGAAGGGGTATGAGGCCACCTCATTAAGCGATTTAACTTCCAGAATGAGGATTCAACGCCCCAGTATATATTCAGCTTTTGGAGACAAGAAAGAATTATTCGAAGCTGCGCTACGCAAATACACGATGTCCCATGCTTCTCGTGTTCGAGCCAGACTTCAAAGCAATCCATCCGTAAAAGAAGCCTTTCGCAGTTTTTTTGAAGATTTGGTGGCTGAGGAGTATTCAGATAGTGTCAACCGAGGATGCTTTTGCATCAATACAATGGTCGAACTGGCACCTCATGATGAGAAATTCGAAATTCTTACAAGGGAACATCAAATGTATCTATCGGTCATATTTCAAGAAACCATTGAACGAGGTATACAATCAGGTGAACTCGAGAGTAGTGTAAATGCGAAGGCTTTGTCACAAGCGCTAATCGTATCGTTAATTGGACTTACCGTACTCTTGAAATCTCGTCCAGAGCGATCATTTGTTGATAACGCGATAGCGGTGACACTTACATTGCTTAATTAA
- a CDS encoding response regulator transcription factor — protein sequence MKLRQAILQLQAQPFSLIVLDIMMDDGNGLEVLRYLRGHRPETLVIALSARREVEDRIDALGLGADDYMTKPFSPMELLARIQAHLRRRHPETSNRPNVIQLNKLVLDIDNYVLHNDGLQHGLTPVECHLLQVFMLNPDRVLTKGEIYKQVWQHENYDANNLSVFISRIRKILESAPGSQSNLHTIRGIGYRLSGDGR from the coding sequence ATGAAGTTGCGGCAGGCGATCTTACAACTGCAAGCGCAGCCTTTCTCACTGATCGTTCTGGACATCATGATGGACGACGGTAACGGTTTGGAAGTTCTACGCTACTTGCGGGGACATCGTCCGGAAACGCTGGTCATTGCGCTTAGTGCGAGAAGAGAGGTGGAGGACAGAATCGACGCGCTCGGACTGGGAGCCGATGATTACATGACCAAGCCTTTCAGTCCAATGGAACTGCTAGCGCGGATACAGGCCCATCTTCGCAGGCGCCATCCCGAGACATCCAACCGGCCCAATGTTATTCAATTGAATAAACTTGTTCTGGATATCGACAATTACGTACTGCATAATGATGGGCTACAACATGGACTGACTCCAGTCGAATGCCATCTACTGCAAGTGTTCATGCTCAATCCTGATCGCGTACTAACAAAAGGAGAAATCTACAAACAAGTCTGGCAGCATGAAAACTATGACGCCAACAACCTCAGTGTCTTCATCAGCCGTATCCGAAAAATACTTGAAAGCGCACCCGGATCCCAATCTAATCTTCATACCATTCGCGGCATCGGCTATCGCCTCTCAGGTGACGGACGATGA
- a CDS encoding S-layer homology domain-containing protein: MIDEYSENKYIKSVISIPANASSKELIMTIEKVLHTQNLLSNNEIFVSPIYEVLKNFAENFSKPVTLTFVFDSGQVKSGETVAIFYYDEVNKSWVKVNGGKINGNHIAADVDHFTKFAVLVVDQATGLPVTNSSTEQTTEAGFSDISGHWAEANIKRAVSEGIVKGYTDGTFKPNATVTRAEFAVMLMNALKPAGNGVELGFTDTIPAWAEKSIAQALEAKIIRGYEDVTFRPAASITRSELAVMIARAAGVDLTTAVSTGFADDREIPSWAQGAVAAMKKLSIVSGRNGNVFAPNETATRAEAVTIIMNLLQTKS; the protein is encoded by the coding sequence TTGATTGACGAATATTCAGAAAATAAATATATCAAATCCGTGATTTCTATTCCTGCTAATGCTTCCAGCAAGGAACTGATAATGACGATTGAGAAAGTACTCCATACGCAGAATCTTCTCAGCAATAATGAAATTTTTGTAAGCCCGATCTATGAGGTTCTAAAAAACTTCGCGGAGAACTTTAGTAAACCAGTGACGCTAACCTTTGTGTTCGATTCAGGACAAGTGAAGAGCGGCGAAACTGTAGCGATCTTTTATTATGATGAAGTGAACAAGAGCTGGGTGAAAGTTAATGGTGGCAAAATAAATGGAAATCATATCGCTGCAGATGTGGATCACTTCACGAAGTTTGCTGTACTCGTAGTGGATCAAGCAACGGGTTTACCCGTAACAAATTCATCTACTGAACAGACAACAGAAGCTGGGTTCAGCGATATCTCCGGTCATTGGGCGGAGGCTAATATTAAGCGAGCGGTGAGCGAAGGGATCGTCAAGGGCTATACCGACGGAACGTTCAAGCCGAATGCTACGGTGACACGCGCTGAATTTGCGGTGATGCTGATGAATGCGCTGAAGCCTGCTGGAAACGGTGTGGAACTGGGCTTCACAGATACAATCCCTGCTTGGGCCGAGAAGTCCATTGCACAAGCCTTAGAGGCGAAGATTATACGCGGCTATGAGGATGTTACCTTCCGTCCGGCAGCGAGCATAACACGTTCAGAGCTAGCGGTTATGATCGCTAGAGCAGCAGGAGTAGATTTAACAACAGCTGTATCAACAGGATTTGCTGATGATAGGGAAATTCCTTCCTGGGCACAAGGTGCGGTTGCAGCCATGAAGAAATTAAGCATTGTGAGCGGACGTAACGGCAATGTATTTGCACCAAATGAGACAGCAACAAGAGCAGAGGCAGTAACCATCATTATGAATCTGCTACAAACTAAATCCTAA
- a CDS encoding MFS transporter, whose amino-acid sequence MEGIKEKVEVIAAVKVHSSREMRNPSDSIHGSSMPRYMTLLFAVACGMSVANIYFAQPLLDHLSREFGIDYSSIGILITITQIFYALGLLLLVPLGDLLNQRRLIIGQMLLSVVALIIVSTASSSTILFVGMASVGLLAVVTQTLVAFAATMAAPAERGRIVGMVTSGIVIGILLARSISGILTDLAGWRSVYLVSAALMLFMVCTLFRVLPNVEREVKSLSYSQLLRSVFMLFVQERVLRIRAILALLIFTAFSILWTSVVLPLSAPPLSLSHTAIGAFGLAGIVGALAAARAGKLADRGYGQRTTGIALLLLLISWWFISFTERSLLALVIGIVLLDLAVQAVHVTNQSIIFALRMEARSRLTAGYMVFYSIGSATGSIASTQIYSYYGWNGVCWLGASVSAVALLFWAITLRATNAALQ is encoded by the coding sequence ATGGAGGGGATTAAAGAGAAAGTAGAAGTTATCGCTGCTGTTAAGGTGCATTCGTCACGGGAGATGCGTAACCCATCTGATTCTATCCATGGTTCTTCCATGCCACGTTATATGACGCTTTTGTTTGCAGTGGCCTGCGGGATGTCTGTTGCAAACATCTACTTTGCACAACCGTTACTCGATCATTTGTCGAGAGAATTTGGTATTGATTATTCAAGCATTGGTATTCTTATTACTATCACTCAGATTTTTTATGCATTGGGACTATTACTGCTCGTGCCACTGGGGGATTTACTGAATCAGCGCCGCCTGATTATCGGCCAAATGTTATTATCTGTGGTGGCTCTGATTATCGTTAGCACTGCTTCTTCCAGCACGATACTATTCGTAGGTATGGCCTCAGTGGGACTACTTGCCGTTGTAACGCAGACGCTTGTTGCGTTCGCGGCGACAATGGCTGCCCCTGCCGAACGGGGACGAATCGTGGGCATGGTCACAAGTGGAATTGTGATTGGTATACTTCTTGCGCGATCCATTTCAGGAATACTTACAGATCTTGCAGGATGGCGTTCCGTATACCTTGTTTCTGCTGCTTTAATGCTTTTTATGGTGTGTACATTATTTAGGGTGTTGCCAAATGTGGAACGTGAGGTAAAATCACTGTCTTACTCTCAGCTGCTTAGATCGGTGTTTATGTTGTTTGTACAAGAGAGAGTATTACGTATCCGCGCTATTCTGGCTTTGTTGATTTTTACTGCTTTCAGTATTCTGTGGACTTCTGTGGTCTTGCCTCTTAGTGCTCCACCATTATCACTTTCGCATACTGCAATTGGGGCATTTGGTCTCGCAGGAATCGTGGGAGCATTAGCTGCTGCACGGGCGGGAAAGCTAGCTGATCGGGGTTATGGACAGAGAACGACAGGCATAGCTTTGCTTCTATTGTTGATATCATGGTGGTTTATCAGTTTTACGGAGCGGTCGCTGTTGGCATTGGTCATTGGTATTGTTCTTCTTGATTTGGCTGTGCAGGCCGTGCATGTCACAAATCAAAGTATAATTTTTGCATTGCGTATGGAGGCACGTAGTCGACTCACCGCAGGATATATGGTATTTTACTCCATTGGAAGTGCTACCGGCTCAATTGCTTCGACTCAAATATATTCATACTATGGCTGGAACGGGGTATGTTGGCTTGGAGCTTCTGTTAGTGCTGTAGCTCTTTTGTTTTG